A single window of Solanum dulcamara chromosome 5, daSolDulc1.2, whole genome shotgun sequence DNA harbors:
- the LOC129889222 gene encoding elongation factor 2-like yields MVKFTAEELRRIMDYKHNIRNMSVIAHVDHGKSTLTDSLVAAAGIIAQEVAGDVRMTDTRADEAERGITIKSTGISLYYEMTAESLRNFKGERNGNEYLINLIDSPGHVDFSSEVTAALRITDGALVVVDCVEGVCVQTETVLRQALGERIRPVLTVNKMDRCFLELQVDGEEAYQTFQRVIENANVIMATYEDPLLGDVQVYPEKGTVAFSAGLHGWAFTLTNFAKMYASKFGVDESKMMERLWGENFFDPATKKWTTKNTGTASCKRGFVQFCYEPIKQIINTCMNDQKDKLWPMLQKLGVTMKSDEKDLMGKALMKRVMQTWLPASTALLEMMIYHLPSPSTAQRYRVENLYEGPLDDAYANAIRNCDPEGPLMLYVSKMIPASDKGRFFAFGRVFAGKVSTGMKVRIMGPNYVPGEKKDLYVKNIQRTVIWMGKRQETVEDVPCGNTVAMVGLDQFITKNATLTNEKEVDAHPIRAMKFSVSPVVRVAVQCKVASDLPKLVEGLKRLAKSDPMVVCSIEESGEHIIAGAGELHLEICLKDLQDDFMGGAEIIKSDPVVSFRETVLEKSSRTVMSKSPNKHNRLYMEARPMEEGLAEAIDDGRIGPRDDPKVRSKILAEEFGWDKDLAKKIWCFGPETTGPNMVVDMCKGVQYLNEIKDSVVAGFQWASKEGALAEENMRGICFEVCDVVLHSDAIHRGGGQVIPTARRVIYASQLTAKPRLLEPVYLVEIQAPEQALGGIYSVLNQKRGHVFEEMQRPGTPLYNIKAYLPVVESFGFSGTLRAATSGQAFPQCVFDHWEMMSSDPLEVGSQANQLVLDIRKRKGLKEQMTPLSEFEDKL; encoded by the exons ATGGTGAAGTTCACAGCTGAAGAGCTTAGAAGGATTATGGACTACAAGCATAACATTCGTAATATGTCTGTTATTGCTCATGTGGACCATG GGAAATCTACCCTTACCGATTCTCTGGTGGCGGCTGCTGGTATCATTGCTCAGGAAGTTGCAGGTGATGTCAGAATGACAGATACACGTGCAGATGAGGCTGAGCGTGGTATCACCATCAAGTCCACTGGTATTTCACTTTACTATGAGATGACTGCAGAATCCTTGAGGAACTTCAAGGGAGAGAGAAATGGGAACGAGTACCTCATCAACCTCATTGATTCACCTGGGCACGTTGACTTCTCATCTGAAGTGACTGCTGCTCTTCGTATTACTGATGGTGCACTTGTTGTGGTTGATTGTGTGGAAGGTGTCTGTGTCCAGACAGAGACTGTGCTCCGTCAGGCCCTTGGTGAAAGGATTCGTCCTGTCTTGACGGTTAACAAGATGGACAGGTGTTTCCTTGAGCTTCAGGTTGATGGAGAGGAGGCCTATCAGACGTTCCAAAGAGTTATTGAGAATGCTAATGTTATCATGGCTACATATGAGGATCCCCTTCTTGGTGATGTCCAAGTTTATCCTGAGAAAGGTACCGTTGCTTTCTCTGCTGGATTGCACGGGTGGGCTTTCACTCTCACCAATTTTGCCAAGATGTATGCTTCCAAATTCGGTGTTGATGAgtctaagatgatggaaaggcTGTGGGGTGAGAACTTTTTTGACCCTGCCACCAAAAAGTGGACCACCAAAAACACCGGTACAGCTTCGTGCAAGCGTGGTTTTGTTCAATTCTGCTATGAGCCAATCAAGCAGATTATCAACACTTGCATGAATGATCAGAAAGATAAGCTCTGGCCAATGTTGCAGAAGCTTGGTGTAACCATGAAATCTGATGAAAAAGATTTGATGGGCAAGGCACTGATGAAGCGTGTGATGCAGACCTGGCTTCCCGCAAGTACTGCTCTTCTGGAAATGATGATATATCATCTTCCATCTCCTTCCACAGCTCAAAGATACCGTGTGGAAAACCTGTACGAGGGACCCCTTGATGATGCTTATGCCAATGCCATCAGGAACTGTGACCCAGAAGGGCCGCTCATGCTTTATGTATCCAAGATGATTCCAGCATCTGACAAGGGTAGATTCTTTGCTTTTGGTCGTGTTTTCGCTGGGAAAGTTTCTACTGGTATGAAAGTTAGAATCATGGGTCCTAACTATGTTCCTGGTGAAAAGAAGGATTTATATGTTAAGAATATCCAGCGAACTGTTATTTGGATGGGTAAGAGGCAAGAAACTGTTGAGGATGTTCCCTGTGGCAACACTGTTGCCATGGTTGGGTTAGATCAATTTATTACCAAGAATGCAACATTGACCAATGAAAAGGAAGTTGATGCCCACCCAATCAGAGCTATGAAGTTTTCTGTCTCACCAGTTGTGCGTGTTGCTGTTCAGTGCAAGGTTGCATCTGACCTTCCCAAGCTTGTTGAAGGGTTGAAACGTCTGGCAAAATCTGATCCTATGGTTGTTTGTTCTATTGAAGAGTCTGGAGAGCATATTATTGCTGGTGCAGGAGAACTCCACCTTGAGATCTGTCTAAAGGATTTGCAGGATGACTTTATGGGCGGTGCCGAAATTATAAAATCTGATCCTGTTGTCTCCTTCCGTGAGACAGTCCTTGAGAAGTCTAGTCGGACTGTGATGAGCAAGTCTCCTAACAAGCATAACCGTTTGTACATGGAGGCTAGACCAATGGAGGAAGGGCTTGCTGAGGCTATTGATGATGGACGCATTGGCCCTAGGGATGACCCCAAAGTTCGTTCCAAGATCTTGGCTGAGGAGTTTGGTTGGGACAAAGATCTTGCAAAGAAGATTTGGTGCTTTGGTCCTGAGACAACTGGTCCCAACATGGTGGTGGATATGTGTAAGGGAGTTCAGTACCTGAATGAAATTAAGGATTCCGTTGTTGCTGGGTTCCAGTGGGCTTCCAAGGAGGGTGCATTGGCTGAAGAGAACATGAgaggtatttgctttgaagtcTGTGATGTTGTTCTTCATTCTGATGCTATTCACAGGGGTGGTGGCCAAGTTATTCCCACTGCTAGGAGGGTTATCTATGCTTCTCAGCTTACTGCCAAACCCCGCCTGTTGGAGCCCGTTTACCTTGTGGAGATTCAGGCTCCGGAGCAAGCTCTCGGTGGAATCTATAGTGTTCTGAACCAGAAGCGTGGACATGTGTTTGAGGAGATGCAGAGGCCGGGAACCCCTCTCTACAATATCAAGGCTTACCTTCCTGTCGTTGAGTCATTTGGATTTTCAGGTACCTTGAGAGCTGCTACTTCAGGTCAAGCTTTCCCACAATGTGTGTTTGATCATTGGGAAATGATGTCATCGGACCCATTGGAAGTTGGTTCACAAGCTAATCAACTCGTCCTTGATATCCGCAAGAGGAAGGGTTTGAAGGAGCAGATGACCCCTCTTTCTGAGTTTGAGGACAAGCTCTGA